One genomic region from Osmerus eperlanus chromosome 6, fOsmEpe2.1, whole genome shotgun sequence encodes:
- the sncga gene encoding synuclein, gamma a, producing MAKEGVVAAAEKTKAGVEEAAAKTKEGVMYVGNKTKEGVVSGVNTVAQRTTDQANIVADTTVAGANEVAQQTVDGVENAAVSTGLVNPADFSHTEGAAEEGGQCQS from the exons ATGGCCAAGGAGGGAGTGGTGGCCGCCGCCGAGAAGACCaaggctggggtggaggaggcggcAGCCAAGACCAAGGAGGGGGTCATGTATGTAG gaaacaaGACAAAGGAGGGAGTGGTATCAGGAGTGAACACAG TGGCCCAAAGAACGACTGATCAGGCCAACATCGTGGCCGACACAACAGTTGCCGGGGCCAACGAGGTGGCTCAACAGACAGTGGATGGCGTTGAGAACGCGGCGGTGTCAACCGGATTGGTCAACCCG GCTGATTTCTCCCACACGGAGGGAgcggcagaggagggggggca GTGTCAGTCCTGA
- the zgc:193505 gene encoding circumsporozoite protein has translation MSFLSGILGGGKTDKMVDQAVDKVAVVAKTKVKEMMGGTAADGAAAGGAAAGAGGAAGAGGAAGAAGAGGAGGKAPAGGKAPAGGGADIGGVAAGAMDAFSGMFSADDKKEKKPSSAGGALDLADSLDF, from the exons ATGTCTTTCCTGTCAGGAATTCTCGGTGGTGGTAAAACAGATAAAATGGTGGACCAAGCTGTGGATAAAGTGG CTGTGGTGGCCAAGACGAAGGTGAAGGAGATGATGGGAGGAACAGCCGCAGACGGCGCAGCTGcgggaggagcagcagcaggagcaggaggagcagcaggagcaggaggagcagcaggagcagcaggagcaggaggagcaggagggaaagcacctgcaggagggaaagcacctgcaggaggaggagccgaCATTGGAGGAGTAGCAGCAGGGGCCATGGATGCGTTCTCCGGAATGTTCTCCGCCGATgacaagaaggagaagaagccaAGCAGCGCAGGTGGAG CGCTTGATTTGGCTGACTCGTTGGACTTCTGA